In one window of Bradyrhizobium diazoefficiens DNA:
- a CDS encoding ABC transporter substrate-binding protein — protein MVRHLSTLSIAISVTSLALILAQPALAETVTLGIGTQDTTTNTVTAGIVIRQLHLLEKYLPKDGKYANIKFELEWQNFTSGPPVTNAMMANKLQIGMMGDYPLIVNGFTFDSNPESKSRLIGVAAYSLSGSGNGIVVHKDSPYYELADLKGKLVSVPFGSAAHGMVLKAMQDRGYSADFFQLVSQSPEVGSTNLQEKKIDAHADFVPFAELLPFRGFARKIFDGVETNLPTWHGIVVRTDFAEKYPEVVVAYMKALLAANQWLRDDPKLAAEKIQEWTGINKEVVYIFLGPGGNMTTDPTIKPALIDAAATDVKVLQNLGRMKEFDPKKWADDSYIRKAYAEMKLDYDAQLASTKNYEISGEDTFCKKPITDPRKAGEVWVDEVGIMPFSSAACTLGAYADFKAKGKKINVAYIFDTTRGIKLFADQAFFAVGTGEVAPFLLKKDADAYAAKISGKVLGFDDAVKAAVSGGKT, from the coding sequence ATGGTCCGCCATCTTTCCACGCTCTCGATCGCGATATCGGTGACGTCGCTAGCGTTAATCCTTGCGCAACCGGCTTTGGCGGAAACCGTGACGCTCGGCATCGGTACGCAGGACACCACGACCAACACGGTGACCGCCGGTATCGTCATCCGCCAGCTCCATCTCCTCGAAAAGTATCTGCCAAAGGATGGCAAATACGCCAACATCAAGTTCGAGCTGGAGTGGCAGAACTTCACGTCCGGCCCGCCCGTCACCAATGCGATGATGGCGAACAAGTTGCAGATCGGCATGATGGGCGACTACCCGCTGATCGTGAACGGCTTCACCTTCGACAGCAATCCCGAGAGCAAGAGCCGTCTGATCGGCGTCGCCGCCTACAGCCTCTCCGGCTCCGGCAACGGCATCGTCGTCCACAAGGACTCGCCCTATTACGAGCTCGCCGATCTCAAGGGCAAGCTCGTCAGCGTGCCCTTCGGCTCCGCCGCGCACGGCATGGTGTTGAAGGCGATGCAGGACCGCGGCTACTCTGCAGACTTCTTCCAGCTCGTCAGCCAGAGCCCGGAGGTCGGCTCGACCAATCTCCAGGAAAAGAAGATCGACGCGCATGCCGACTTCGTCCCCTTCGCCGAGCTCTTGCCGTTCCGCGGTTTTGCGCGAAAGATCTTTGACGGTGTCGAGACCAATTTGCCGACCTGGCATGGCATCGTGGTCCGCACCGATTTCGCCGAAAAATATCCAGAGGTGGTCGTCGCCTATATGAAGGCGCTGCTTGCCGCCAACCAGTGGCTGCGCGACGATCCGAAGCTTGCCGCCGAGAAAATCCAGGAATGGACCGGCATCAACAAGGAAGTCGTCTACATCTTCCTCGGCCCCGGCGGCAACATGACGACCGACCCCACGATCAAGCCGGCGCTGATCGATGCCGCCGCGACCGACGTCAAGGTGCTGCAGAATCTCGGCCGCATGAAGGAATTCGATCCGAAGAAATGGGCCGATGACAGCTACATCCGCAAGGCCTATGCCGAGATGAAGCTCGACTATGACGCGCAGCTTGCGAGCACCAAGAACTACGAAATCTCCGGCGAAGACACTTTCTGCAAGAAGCCCATCACCGATCCGCGCAAGGCCGGCGAGGTCTGGGTCGACGAGGTCGGCATCATGCCGTTCTCGTCCGCCGCCTGCACGCTGGGCGCCTATGCCGACTTCAAGGCCAAGGGCAAGAAGATCAACGTCGCCTACATCTTCGACACCACGCGCGGCATCAAGCTGTTCGCCGACCAGGCCTTCTTCGCGGTCGGCACTGGCGAGGTCGCACCGTTCCTGCTGAAGAAGGACGCGGACGCCTATGCCGCCAAGATCAGCGGCAAGGTGCTCGGCTTCGACGACGCAGTGAAGGCGGCAGTCAGCGGAGGCAAGACGTGA
- a CDS encoding sugar ABC transporter ATP-binding protein, whose translation MENSLDPAPSLLEARGISKSFGAVRALQEVDFTLRAGEIHALLGENGAGKSTLIKVITGVFPRDAGVVGLGGEEVAPRSAKAALEAGIATVYQEVNLLPNLSVAQNLFLDRQPMRFGIVREGEMRRRAKTLLMEFGLDIDVAAPLGNYSIAIQHVTAIARAVDLSARVLILDEPTASLDRHEVDILFGIMRQLARHGIGIVFVSHFLDQVYEISDRITVLRNGRLVGERETASLSRLELIRMMLGRELAETTSARAVAGEHKAREVCASFENYGKAGYVAPFNLELRHGEVVGLAGLLGSGRTETARLVFGAERADGGQAKVEGTPVRLQSPRDGVRHGFGYCPEERKTDGIVAELTVRENIVLALQAKRGLHRPLSRREQDEIARRYVKMLDIRPPEAERPVGLLSGGNQQKVLLARWLATSPRLLVLDEPTRGIDVGAHAEIIRLIRELCDDGLALLVISSELDEIVTYSDRVVVLRDRAHVEELTGEAVDVTNILAAIAADGAAIQEARA comes from the coding sequence ATGGAGAACAGCCTTGATCCTGCTCCTTCCCTGTTGGAGGCGCGCGGGATCAGCAAGAGCTTCGGAGCGGTGCGCGCGTTGCAGGAGGTCGACTTCACGCTTCGCGCCGGCGAGATCCATGCGTTGCTCGGCGAGAACGGTGCCGGCAAGTCCACGCTGATCAAGGTCATCACCGGCGTATTCCCGCGCGATGCCGGTGTCGTCGGCCTCGGCGGCGAAGAGGTCGCGCCGCGTTCGGCCAAGGCGGCGCTTGAGGCCGGCATTGCCACGGTCTACCAGGAGGTCAACCTGCTGCCGAACCTGTCGGTGGCGCAGAACCTGTTTCTCGATCGCCAGCCGATGCGTTTCGGCATCGTGCGCGAAGGCGAGATGCGCCGCCGCGCCAAGACGCTGCTCATGGAGTTCGGTCTCGACATCGACGTTGCCGCGCCGCTCGGCAATTATTCAATCGCCATCCAGCACGTCACCGCGATCGCCCGCGCGGTAGATCTCTCCGCACGCGTGCTGATCCTGGACGAGCCGACCGCGAGTCTCGACCGTCACGAGGTGGACATCCTCTTCGGCATCATGCGCCAGCTTGCCAGGCACGGCATCGGCATCGTCTTCGTCAGCCATTTCCTCGATCAGGTCTACGAGATCTCCGACCGCATCACCGTCTTGCGCAATGGCCGCCTGGTCGGCGAGCGCGAGACCGCCTCGTTGTCGCGGCTCGAGTTGATCCGGATGATGCTCGGTCGCGAGCTGGCGGAGACCACCAGTGCGCGGGCGGTGGCCGGTGAGCACAAGGCGCGTGAGGTCTGCGCCAGTTTCGAGAACTACGGCAAGGCCGGCTATGTCGCTCCGTTCAATCTCGAGCTGCGCCATGGCGAGGTCGTCGGCCTCGCCGGGCTGCTTGGCTCGGGCCGCACCGAGACGGCGCGGCTGGTGTTCGGCGCCGAGCGCGCGGATGGCGGGCAGGCAAAAGTGGAGGGGACGCCCGTGCGACTCCAGTCGCCGCGCGACGGCGTACGCCATGGCTTTGGCTATTGCCCGGAGGAGCGCAAGACTGATGGCATCGTTGCCGAGCTGACTGTGCGCGAGAACATCGTGCTGGCGCTCCAGGCCAAGCGCGGCCTGCATCGGCCGCTGTCGCGGCGCGAGCAGGACGAGATCGCACGCCGTTACGTCAAGATGCTCGACATCCGCCCGCCCGAGGCCGAGCGCCCCGTGGGTCTGCTGTCCGGCGGCAACCAGCAAAAGGTGTTGCTGGCGCGCTGGCTCGCGACTTCGCCGCGGCTCCTTGTGCTGGACGAGCCCACGCGCGGCATCGATGTCGGCGCACATGCCGAGATCATCCGCCTGATCCGCGAGCTCTGCGACGACGGGCTGGCGCTGCTCGTGATCTCCTCCGAGTTGGACGAGATCGTGACCTATTCCGATCGCGTGGTCGTGCTGCGCGATCGTGCCCATGTCGAGGAGCTCACAGGCGAGGCGGTCGACGTCACCAATATTCTCGCGGCCATCGCCGCCGACGGTGCCGCGATCCAGGAGGCGCGGGCATGA
- a CDS encoding ferredoxin--NADP reductase yields MSAFQKETVLSVRHWTESLFSFTATRDPGFRFQNGQFAMIGLEVEGKPLMRAYSMASANHEEELEFFSIKVQDGPLTSRLQTIREGDIILVGRKATGTLITGNLIPGKRLLLLSTGTGLAPFASLIKDPDVYENYETIVLAHGCRQVSELAYGEHLVEGLRNHEFFGPLIRDKLVYYPTVTREPFRNRGRITDLIASNQMFDDLGQSGLDIEADRIMLCGSPAMLDELPAMFSARGFVEGNHSQPGHFVIEKAFVER; encoded by the coding sequence ATGAGCGCATTTCAGAAGGAAACGGTTTTGTCGGTCCGGCACTGGACCGAGTCCCTATTCAGCTTCACCGCGACGCGCGATCCCGGCTTTCGCTTCCAGAATGGCCAGTTCGCGATGATCGGCCTGGAGGTCGAGGGCAAGCCGTTGATGCGGGCCTATAGCATGGCCAGCGCCAACCATGAGGAAGAGCTCGAATTCTTCTCGATCAAGGTGCAGGATGGTCCGCTGACCTCGCGCCTGCAGACGATCAGGGAAGGCGACATCATCCTGGTCGGCCGCAAGGCGACGGGCACACTGATCACCGGCAATCTCATCCCGGGCAAGCGTCTGCTGCTGCTGTCGACCGGGACCGGGCTCGCACCCTTTGCCAGCCTGATCAAGGACCCCGATGTCTACGAGAATTACGAGACCATCGTGCTCGCCCATGGCTGCCGCCAGGTCTCCGAGCTCGCCTATGGCGAGCACCTCGTCGAAGGCTTGCGCAATCACGAATTCTTCGGGCCGCTGATCCGCGACAAGCTTGTCTATTACCCGACCGTGACCCGCGAGCCGTTCAGGAATCGCGGTCGCATCACCGATCTGATCGCGTCGAACCAGATGTTTGACGATCTCGGCCAATCCGGCCTCGATATCGAGGCCGATCGCATCATGCTGTGCGGCAGCCCGGCGATGCTCGACGAACTGCCCGCGATGTTCTCCGCGCGCGGCTTCGTCGAGGGCAACCACAGCCAGCCCGGCCATTTCGTGATCGAAAAGGCCTTCGTCGAGCGCTGA
- a CDS encoding HEAT repeat domain-containing protein — protein sequence MSSPFESYDDLEDADERLQAADPGERRVAIIALGHSGDPAAVGHLANMAADPDAGVRQQVAMALGEFDGPEAAGALVKLLVDPERIVAAAAADSMAEFKDPACADVILPLVRHAHAFVRMGALRALKELRRKDMLKPALEALQDTEAAVRVQAIGVIGFLKLEESIPALTALINDPDAHVRRAAVSALAFSQMKPAAETVTRALKDTDWMVREMAAETLGLNVNGLIAADQLVGALADEFWQVRLKAIRSLGKMKIERAVRPIGNCVNHDQANLRKEAAAALGEIAHPDGEAFLAVIADDPDPDVRKNARWALQQIAARKARAGA from the coding sequence ATGTCGAGCCCGTTCGAATCTTACGACGATCTCGAAGACGCCGACGAGCGGCTCCAGGCCGCCGATCCCGGCGAGCGCCGCGTCGCCATCATCGCGCTCGGCCATTCCGGCGATCCCGCGGCCGTCGGCCATCTCGCCAACATGGCCGCCGATCCCGATGCCGGTGTGCGCCAGCAGGTCGCGATGGCGCTCGGCGAGTTCGACGGGCCGGAAGCAGCAGGTGCGCTGGTGAAGCTGCTGGTTGATCCCGAGAGAATCGTCGCAGCGGCCGCGGCCGATAGCATGGCCGAGTTCAAGGATCCGGCTTGCGCCGATGTCATCCTGCCGCTGGTCAGGCACGCCCACGCTTTCGTGCGCATGGGCGCGCTGCGCGCGCTGAAGGAGCTGCGCCGCAAGGATATGCTCAAGCCGGCGCTGGAAGCGCTGCAGGATACCGAGGCCGCCGTGCGCGTGCAGGCGATCGGCGTGATCGGTTTTCTCAAGCTGGAGGAATCCATTCCAGCGTTGACCGCACTGATCAACGACCCCGATGCGCATGTACGGCGTGCGGCAGTAAGCGCGCTGGCCTTCTCGCAGATGAAGCCCGCGGCGGAGACGGTGACGCGCGCACTGAAGGACACCGACTGGATGGTCCGCGAGATGGCGGCGGAGACGCTCGGTCTCAACGTCAACGGATTGATCGCCGCCGATCAGCTCGTCGGCGCGCTCGCCGACGAGTTCTGGCAGGTGCGGCTGAAGGCGATCCGCAGCCTCGGCAAGATGAAGATCGAGCGCGCGGTGCGCCCGATCGGCAATTGCGTCAACCACGACCAGGCGAATCTGCGGAAGGAAGCCGCCGCCGCGCTCGGCGAGATCGCCCATCCTGACGGCGAGGCGTTCCTGGCCGTCATAGCCGACGATCCCGATCCCGATGTTCGCAAGAACGCGCGCTGGGCGCTCCAGCAAATTGCGGCCCGAAAGGCGCGGGCAGGGGCATAG
- the ytfQ gene encoding galactofuranose ABC transporter, galactofuranose-binding protein YtfQ, with product MTLKALFAASATAALLLALPAHAAELTIGFSQIGSESGWRAAETSVSKQEAAKRKVNLKIADAQQKQENQIKAIRSFIAQNVDAIFLAPVVSTGWDSVLKEAKEAKIPVVLLDRDIDPSGKELYLTAVTSDSVHEGAVAGDWLAKTVGDKACNIVELQGTVGASVAANRKKGFDTAIAKHANLKVVRSQTGDFTRAKGKEVMESFIKAEGGGKTICAVYAHNDDMMVGAIQAMKEAGLKPGKDILTVSIDAVPDIFKAMVAGEANATVELTPNMAGPAFDAVAAFKEKGTVPPKWIQTESRLLTAADDPQKEYDSKKGLGY from the coding sequence ATGACCCTCAAAGCCCTCTTTGCGGCCAGCGCCACAGCCGCGTTGCTGCTCGCACTGCCGGCCCATGCCGCAGAGCTCACCATCGGCTTCTCGCAGATCGGATCGGAATCCGGCTGGCGCGCGGCCGAGACCTCGGTCTCCAAGCAGGAGGCCGCCAAGCGCAAGGTCAATCTCAAGATCGCCGACGCGCAGCAGAAGCAGGAGAACCAGATCAAGGCGATCCGCTCCTTCATCGCGCAGAATGTCGATGCGATCTTCCTCGCGCCCGTGGTCTCGACCGGCTGGGATTCCGTGCTGAAGGAAGCCAAGGAGGCCAAGATCCCGGTCGTGCTGCTCGATCGCGACATCGACCCTTCCGGCAAGGAACTCTATCTCACCGCCGTCACCTCGGACAGCGTGCACGAAGGCGCGGTCGCTGGCGACTGGCTGGCCAAGACCGTCGGCGACAAGGCCTGCAACATCGTCGAGTTGCAGGGCACGGTGGGTGCCAGCGTCGCCGCCAATCGCAAGAAGGGCTTTGACACCGCCATCGCCAAGCACGCCAATTTGAAGGTGGTGCGCAGCCAGACCGGTGACTTCACCCGTGCCAAGGGCAAGGAAGTCATGGAGAGCTTCATCAAGGCCGAAGGCGGCGGCAAGACGATCTGCGCGGTCTACGCCCACAATGATGACATGATGGTCGGAGCGATCCAGGCCATGAAGGAAGCCGGCCTCAAGCCGGGCAAGGACATCCTCACGGTGTCCATCGACGCGGTCCCCGATATCTTCAAGGCGATGGTCGCCGGCGAAGCCAATGCGACGGTCGAGCTGACACCGAACATGGCGGGGCCGGCCTTCGACGCCGTCGCGGCGTTCAAGGAGAAGGGCACCGTTCCGCCGAAGTGGATTCAGACCGAATCCAGGCTTCTCACGGCTGCCGACGATCCGCAGAAGGAATACGACAGCAAGAAGGGCCTCGGTTACTGA
- a CDS encoding fumarylacetoacetate hydrolase family protein, translated as MTTLTVKDLLPEDGTKGTLVGRVWLPQANGPAVVAVRSDGVFDVTAKFPTVSALCEEDNPAKALAATKGERIGDLDATVANTAPDGRDPNKPWLLAPVDLQTLKAAGVTFAISMLERVIEERAKGNPASAEAIRKEVTRLIGDDLSKLKPGSDQAMHLKQVLIDQNAWSQYLEVGIGPDAEVFTKAPTLSSVGTGMDAGLHPKSTWNNPEPELVLFVSSRGKIVGGALGNDVNLRDFEGRSALLLSKAKDNNASCSIGPLLRLFDDSFSLDDARKLDISLNVKGADGFVLDGHSSISMISRDPTDLVAQTIGKVHQYPDGFVLFLGTMFAPVRDRDAPGQGFTHKRDDIVTIAAPQLGKLVNRMRTSDECEPWTFGIGALMKNLAQRKVI; from the coding sequence ATGACGACTTTGACTGTCAAAGACCTTCTCCCCGAGGATGGAACGAAGGGGACGCTGGTCGGCCGCGTCTGGCTGCCGCAGGCGAACGGCCCGGCCGTTGTTGCCGTGCGCAGCGACGGCGTCTTCGACGTCACCGCCAAATTCCCGACCGTCAGCGCGCTATGCGAGGAGGACAATCCGGCCAAGGCGCTGGCCGCGACGAAGGGCGAACGCATCGGCGATCTCGATGCCACCGTCGCCAATACGGCGCCCGATGGGCGCGATCCGAATAAGCCCTGGCTGCTCGCGCCGGTCGACCTGCAGACCCTGAAAGCGGCCGGCGTCACCTTCGCGATTTCGATGCTGGAGCGCGTGATCGAGGAGCGGGCGAAGGGCAACCCGGCCTCGGCCGAAGCGATCCGGAAAGAGGTGACGCGGCTGATCGGTGACGATCTCTCAAAGCTCAAGCCGGGCTCGGATCAGGCGATGCACCTGAAGCAGGTGCTGATCGACCAGAACGCCTGGAGCCAATATCTCGAAGTCGGCATCGGCCCAGATGCCGAGGTCTTCACCAAAGCGCCGACCTTGTCGTCGGTCGGTACCGGCATGGATGCCGGGCTGCATCCGAAGTCGACCTGGAACAATCCCGAGCCGGAACTCGTGCTGTTCGTGTCGAGCCGCGGCAAGATCGTCGGCGGCGCGCTCGGCAACGACGTGAATTTGCGCGACTTCGAGGGACGTTCGGCGCTGCTGTTGTCGAAGGCCAAGGACAACAACGCGTCCTGTTCGATCGGCCCTCTGCTGCGGCTGTTCGACGACAGTTTTTCGCTCGACGATGCGCGCAAGCTCGACATCAGCCTGAACGTGAAGGGGGCGGACGGTTTTGTCCTCGACGGCCATTCCTCGATCAGCATGATCAGCCGTGATCCGACCGATCTGGTCGCGCAGACGATCGGCAAGGTGCATCAATATCCGGATGGATTCGTGTTGTTCCTCGGCACGATGTTCGCGCCGGTCAGGGATCGCGATGCGCCGGGGCAGGGGTTCACTCACAAGCGCGACGACATCGTTACGATCGCTGCACCTCAGCTCGGCAAGCTCGTCAACCGCATGCGCACCAGCGACGAATGCGAGCCCTGGACCTTCGGCATCGGTGCGCTGATGAAGAACCTGGCGCAGCGCAAGGTGATTTAG
- a CDS encoding Crp/Fnr family transcriptional regulator, producing MLQAASAVRGAVSPAVRPAGSSSLLLTENQQWIGGPPPLMDKLGQRERELVLKQGRRKVLNRGQTLFSQGGKHDGIWLIESGRIRVFYTSPLGREITLAYWHVGNFVGGPEVFEGTVHQWSGVASSNCSVVHLPGKELRSLAVEIPNLAIGLIEGLTFKGKCYSALAQMLGTRSITQRLAHLLLHLVDLYGVEDGDGRVIAAAFTHADIAHMVGATRQWVTISLKRMQEKGIVVTKRSQIVVCRADVLEEMRGQGAD from the coding sequence ATGTTGCAGGCGGCGAGTGCGGTTCGCGGGGCGGTTTCCCCGGCAGTCCGGCCTGCGGGCAGCTCCTCGCTGCTGCTCACCGAAAACCAGCAATGGATCGGCGGGCCGCCGCCGCTGATGGACAAGCTCGGCCAGCGCGAGCGCGAGTTGGTGCTGAAGCAGGGCCGCCGCAAAGTGCTCAACCGCGGCCAGACGCTGTTCAGCCAGGGCGGCAAGCATGACGGCATCTGGCTGATCGAAAGCGGCCGCATCCGCGTGTTCTACACTTCGCCACTCGGGCGCGAGATCACGCTGGCCTACTGGCATGTCGGCAATTTCGTCGGCGGACCAGAAGTGTTCGAGGGCACCGTGCATCAATGGTCGGGGGTTGCATCCAGCAATTGCAGCGTCGTGCACCTGCCCGGAAAGGAGCTGCGGTCGCTTGCCGTAGAGATCCCCAACCTGGCCATCGGCCTGATCGAAGGCCTCACCTTCAAAGGCAAGTGCTATTCGGCGCTGGCCCAGATGCTGGGAACGCGCTCGATCACGCAGCGTCTTGCGCACCTGCTGCTACACCTCGTCGATCTCTACGGGGTCGAGGATGGCGACGGTCGGGTGATCGCGGCTGCCTTCACCCATGCCGACATTGCCCACATGGTCGGCGCCACCCGCCAATGGGTCACGATCAGCCTCAAGCGCATGCAGGAGAAGGGAATCGTCGTTACCAAGCGGTCGCAGATCGTGGTCTGCCGGGCCGATGTGCTGGAAGAGATGCGCGGACAAGGCGCCGACTAA
- a CDS encoding fumarate reductase/succinate dehydrogenase flavoprotein subunit: MALDQIVDGLSEVSCDVLVIGGGTAGPMAALKAKLKNPKANVVLLEKANVKRSGAISMGMDGLNNAVIPGYATPEQYTKEITIANDGIVDQKAVYKYAQNCYKIVEELDSFGIRFLKNENGDYAVKKVHHIGSYVLPMPNGETVKKALYRQLRRARILISNRYMATRLLKSTDGRIAGAISVNTRTAEILVIKAKAVILCMGAAGRLGLPTSGYMFGTYENAANSGDGYSMAYHAGAALANLECYQINPLIKDYNGPACAYVAGPFGAFTANNEGSRFIECDYWSGQMMLEFYNELLSGKGPVFLQLKHLHPNTIEEIESTLHKVERPTRGLFQQGRGIDYRKESIEMHISEIGFCSGHSASGVFVDDNARTTVPGLYAAGDMASVPHNYMLGAFTNGSVAGTDAMEFAENHDFAEFDAAEVAKERDRVMAPTKREDGIPPNQVEYKTRRLVNDYLQPPKVTRKYELGMRRLAEAREDMQERMIARNAHELLRALEVQSIMDCADMAVHASLYREESRWGLYHWRTDFPEKDNENWFCHTLLSKQHGKMTSEKRAVEPYVVPIADDEKDLYDKQRIRATA, from the coding sequence ATGGCACTAGATCAGATCGTCGACGGACTTTCGGAGGTTTCCTGCGACGTGCTCGTCATCGGTGGCGGCACGGCCGGCCCGATGGCCGCCCTGAAGGCGAAGCTGAAGAATCCGAAGGCCAATGTCGTCCTGCTCGAAAAGGCCAACGTCAAGCGCTCCGGCGCGATCTCGATGGGCATGGACGGTCTGAACAACGCCGTCATCCCCGGCTACGCGACGCCGGAGCAATACACCAAGGAAATCACCATCGCCAACGACGGCATCGTCGACCAGAAGGCGGTCTATAAATACGCGCAAAATTGCTACAAGATTGTCGAGGAGCTCGACAGTTTCGGCATCCGCTTCCTGAAGAACGAGAACGGCGATTACGCCGTCAAGAAGGTGCATCACATCGGCAGCTACGTTCTGCCGATGCCAAACGGCGAGACCGTGAAGAAGGCGCTGTATCGCCAGCTCCGCCGTGCCCGCATCCTGATCTCCAACCGCTACATGGCGACGCGGCTGCTCAAATCCACCGACGGCCGTATCGCCGGCGCAATCTCCGTCAACACCCGCACCGCCGAGATCCTCGTCATCAAGGCCAAGGCCGTGATTCTCTGCATGGGCGCCGCCGGTCGGCTCGGTCTGCCGACCTCGGGCTACATGTTCGGCACCTACGAGAACGCCGCCAATTCCGGTGACGGCTATTCCATGGCCTATCACGCCGGCGCTGCGCTCGCGAATCTCGAATGCTATCAGATCAACCCGCTGATCAAGGACTACAACGGCCCGGCCTGCGCCTACGTCGCCGGTCCCTTCGGCGCTTTCACCGCCAACAACGAAGGCTCCCGCTTCATCGAATGCGACTACTGGTCCGGCCAGATGATGCTGGAGTTCTACAACGAGCTGTTGTCCGGCAAGGGGCCGGTGTTCCTCCAGCTCAAGCACCTCCATCCGAACACCATCGAGGAAATCGAATCCACGCTGCACAAGGTCGAGCGTCCGACGCGCGGCCTGTTCCAGCAAGGACGCGGCATCGACTACCGCAAGGAGTCGATCGAGATGCACATCTCGGAAATCGGCTTCTGCTCGGGCCACAGCGCCTCCGGTGTGTTCGTGGACGACAATGCCCGCACCACCGTGCCCGGCCTCTACGCCGCCGGCGACATGGCGAGTGTGCCCCACAACTACATGCTTGGTGCCTTCACCAACGGTTCGGTCGCGGGCACCGACGCGATGGAATTTGCCGAGAACCATGACTTCGCGGAGTTCGATGCTGCCGAAGTCGCAAAGGAGCGCGACCGCGTGATGGCGCCGACCAAGCGCGAGGACGGCATCCCGCCGAACCAGGTCGAGTACAAGACCCGCCGCCTCGTCAACGACTATCTGCAGCCGCCGAAGGTGACGCGCAAATACGAGCTCGGCATGCGTCGCCTCGCCGAGGCAAGGGAAGACATGCAGGAGCGCATGATCGCGCGCAATGCGCATGAATTGCTGCGCGCCCTCGAAGTGCAGTCGATCATGGATTGCGCCGACATGGCGGTGCATGCCTCGCTCTATCGCGAGGAGAGCCGCTGGGGCCTCTATCACTGGCGCACGGATTTTCCGGAGAAGGACAACGAGAACTGGTTCTGCCATACGCTGCTCAGCAAGCAGCATGGCAAGATGACCAGCGAGAAGCGTGCCGTGGAGCCCTATGTCGTGCCGATCGCGGACGACGAGAAGGACCTCTACGACAAGCAGCGCATCCGCGCCACCGCCTGA
- a CDS encoding ferredoxin family protein, producing MPLASHQTSVPVVVDDAKCIADKGCTVCVDVCPLDVLRISDMTGKAYMAYDECWYCMPCEADCPTGAVTVNIPYLLR from the coding sequence ATGCCTCTCGCTTCCCATCAGACCTCGGTTCCGGTGGTCGTCGACGACGCCAAATGCATCGCCGACAAGGGTTGCACCGTCTGCGTCGACGTCTGCCCGCTCGACGTGCTCCGCATCAGCGACATGACCGGCAAAGCCTACATGGCCTATGACGAGTGCTGGTACTGCATGCCCTGCGAGGCCGATTGCCCGACCGGCGCCGTCACCGTCAACATTCCCTATCTGTTGAGGTGA
- a CDS encoding DUF971 domain-containing protein — protein sequence MTMTALVAPTVADYEASADLATLIVRTTEGDAFSVPAEQLRLSCKCAHCTRARFDGRFPEAFPGIAITEIGDLGYGVNIAFSDGHNRGIYPKPFLLSLAAGRQLCILNV from the coding sequence ATGACCATGACCGCATTGGTGGCACCGACCGTGGCCGACTATGAAGCCAGCGCCGATCTCGCGACACTGATCGTCCGCACCACCGAGGGCGACGCGTTCAGCGTTCCCGCCGAGCAGCTGCGTCTCTCCTGCAAATGCGCCCACTGCACCCGCGCTCGGTTCGACGGCCGCTTCCCGGAAGCGTTTCCAGGGATTGCGATCACCGAGATCGGGGATCTCGGCTATGGAGTGAACATCGCGTTCTCGGATGGGCATAACCGCGGGATTTATCCGAAGCCATTTTTGCTGAGTTTGGCTGCCGGCAGACAACTCTGCATCCTGAACGTCTGA